A genomic stretch from Sulfoacidibacillus ferrooxidans includes:
- a CDS encoding energy-coupling factor ABC transporter ATP-binding protein, with translation MILHHFLLDQVAVAYVIDDGIALVCSDISFSIEPGELVAIVGKNGSGKSTLARVLAGLLPISRGTMIKSPEALHSTQIIMQNPDAQIIGDTVYEDICFGLENHCIASADMPIRARKALSAVGLLPFMHVQVDKLSGGQKQLLCIASALAIDADVLIFDESTAMLDPRSRMEIIEVIQSLHKEGRTVLWVTQLLEEIGHFQRVIALHEGKISFDGTPSAFFYQLNDDDETPCEKLQLIPPYPVLVVNELHRAGMMLVEQPVLMSQLKEVIIKQCLSI, from the coding sequence ATGATTCTTCACCATTTTCTTTTAGATCAAGTAGCTGTCGCGTATGTGATCGATGATGGAATTGCACTTGTTTGTTCCGATATCAGTTTTAGTATTGAACCGGGTGAGCTAGTTGCGATTGTTGGTAAGAATGGCAGTGGTAAAAGCACACTAGCACGTGTTCTAGCAGGTTTATTACCCATCTCTCGTGGGACAATGATTAAAAGTCCTGAAGCGTTACACTCCACACAAATCATCATGCAAAATCCAGATGCTCAAATTATCGGAGATACTGTTTATGAAGATATCTGTTTTGGTTTAGAAAATCATTGCATTGCAAGCGCTGATATGCCAATCAGAGCACGCAAAGCATTATCTGCTGTAGGTCTGCTTCCTTTTATGCATGTTCAGGTAGATAAGTTATCCGGTGGACAAAAACAGCTCTTGTGTATCGCTTCTGCACTAGCCATCGATGCAGATGTACTGATTTTTGATGAATCTACGGCCATGTTAGATCCGCGCTCTAGAATGGAAATCATTGAAGTGATACAGTCTTTGCACAAAGAAGGTCGTACTGTGCTATGGGTGACGCAACTATTAGAAGAAATCGGACATTTTCAACGTGTGATTGCACTACACGAAGGGAAGATCTCATTTGATGGTACGCCGAGTGCATTTTTTTATCAGTTGAATGATGATGATGAGACTCCCTGTGAAAAACTTCAATTGATTCCACCGTATCCTGTTTTAGTAGTGAACGAGCTCCACCGTGCAGGCATGATGCTTGTAGAACAACCAGTATTGATGAGTCAGTTAAAGGAAGTTATTATTAAACAATGCCTATCCATATAA
- a CDS encoding biotin transporter BioY produces MNGRFTVRGVVFSAIFAAIAVVLSFLQINLGFSPVPITLGNMGIMLMGAFLGGGYGFLSALLLVVLGGLGLPLFDGQGGLGVLLGPSGGYVWMYPLDALFVGLLVTRIKGNGWMAFIKIFLSIEIFGSLLCYVTGVPWLGHVLHVSLSKAMLLGFWPYLPGDALKALATTAIILPVRRIYPAWKLTGSRQSQVAMLNEDTMIS; encoded by the coding sequence ATGAATGGCAGATTTACTGTTCGTGGTGTCGTCTTTAGCGCCATCTTTGCTGCAATCGCTGTCGTACTAAGTTTCTTACAGATTAATCTCGGCTTTTCACCCGTTCCGATCACTCTGGGTAATATGGGTATTATGCTCATGGGTGCATTTTTAGGTGGCGGTTACGGTTTCCTTAGTGCACTATTACTAGTTGTATTAGGTGGCTTAGGATTGCCGTTATTTGATGGGCAGGGTGGTCTAGGTGTTCTTTTAGGACCATCCGGTGGATATGTGTGGATGTATCCACTCGATGCTTTATTTGTGGGTCTGCTGGTTACACGTATTAAAGGAAATGGATGGATGGCTTTTATCAAGATTTTTTTATCAATTGAAATTTTTGGATCCCTTCTGTGTTATGTCACTGGTGTACCATGGTTGGGTCATGTATTACATGTTTCTTTGAGTAAAGCAATGTTGCTCGGGTTTTGGCCATACTTACCAGGAGATGCATTAAAAGCACTCGCGACGACAGCCATTATCTTACCGGTTAGACGCATATATCCTGCTTGGAAACTTACTGGATCACGCCAATCGCAAGTTGCAATGCTCAATGAAGACACAATGATCTCATAA
- a CDS encoding DinB family protein produces MDAISKELLQEREQLLTILRSLTDEELNAKDNEHLWTVGQVFWHLVLTEQSVTKVIKIGLSHSIEIDEKAIPMEIVVNRSVRVDAPDDLFPPAREYSIEELDGQLTASRDELLKLLTQIDDSQSIDHISPTFRHPFLGMLSIKQWIIFIGKHELRHAAQIHELLHSHH; encoded by the coding sequence ATGGATGCTATTTCGAAAGAGCTTTTACAAGAGCGTGAGCAGTTACTGACAATTTTACGCAGTTTGACAGATGAAGAGCTAAATGCTAAGGACAATGAACATCTATGGACAGTTGGACAGGTCTTTTGGCATCTTGTTTTAACAGAGCAAAGTGTAACAAAAGTCATTAAAATTGGTCTTTCTCACTCGATTGAAATTGATGAAAAAGCGATTCCTATGGAGATAGTCGTAAACCGTTCAGTCCGAGTGGACGCACCTGATGATCTATTTCCACCTGCGCGAGAGTATTCAATTGAAGAATTAGATGGACAATTAACTGCATCAAGAGATGAACTGCTCAAATTGCTGACACAAATAGATGACTCTCAGTCCATAGATCATATCTCTCCAACTTTTCGTCATCCTTTTTTAGGGATGTTGAGCATAAAGCAGTGGATCATCTTTATTGGTAAACATGAATTAAGACATGCAGCACAAATTCACGAATTACTACATTCTCATCATTAA
- a CDS encoding glutamine--tRNA ligase/YqeY domain fusion protein has product MDQLLVATNFIKNIVTEDVASGAVHEVITRFPPEPNGYLHIGHAKSICLNFELADEFHGKTNLRFDDTNPLKEDIEYVDAIKADVAWLGFHWDKLCFASDYFEEMYHRAQILIKKGKAYVCDLSADQIREMRGTLTEPGVESPYRNRSIEENLSLFEDMRNGLFPDGSKVLRASINMSSPNLNMRDPVLYRIAHAHHHRTGDDWCIYPMYDYAHPLEDAIEGVTHSLCTLEFADHRLLYDWVVSECEMKSVPHQYEFARLNMTNTVMSKRKLKQLVDESIVDGWDDPRMPTISGLRRRGYTPESIRTFAREIGVAKNNSRVDERMLEHFVREDLKLKAMRTMAILRPLKVVITNYPENQTEWLEAENNSENPEMGTRQIPFSRELYIEYDDFMENPPAKYFRLFPGNEVRLKHAYFIRCDEVIKDEHGMIRELHCTYDPETKSGSGFTGRKVKGTIHWVDAGHVLPVQFRLFEPLVDTTEDDSEDAFLHRINAQSLQILQGFVEEQLCDAVPYDKFQFFRHGYFSVDPKLSLPKHPVFNRVVSLKSSFSV; this is encoded by the coding sequence TTGGATCAACTGTTAGTGGCAACAAACTTTATTAAAAATATCGTGACCGAAGATGTCGCTTCCGGTGCAGTTCACGAAGTGATCACACGATTTCCTCCAGAACCTAACGGCTATTTGCATATTGGGCATGCAAAATCGATTTGTCTAAACTTTGAGCTAGCAGATGAATTTCACGGTAAAACAAATTTGCGCTTTGATGATACCAATCCTTTGAAGGAAGATATAGAGTATGTAGACGCAATCAAGGCGGATGTCGCTTGGCTCGGCTTTCATTGGGACAAACTATGTTTTGCATCTGATTATTTTGAAGAAATGTATCACCGTGCACAGATACTTATTAAGAAAGGTAAAGCATATGTTTGCGATTTGTCAGCTGATCAAATTCGTGAAATGCGCGGGACACTGACAGAACCTGGAGTAGAAAGTCCATATCGAAACCGCAGCATAGAAGAAAACTTGTCATTATTTGAAGACATGCGTAATGGCTTGTTTCCTGATGGCTCAAAAGTCTTACGGGCTAGTATTAATATGAGTTCACCCAATCTCAATATGCGTGATCCTGTACTCTATCGCATTGCACATGCGCACCATCATCGTACAGGGGATGATTGGTGCATCTATCCGATGTATGATTATGCTCATCCACTGGAAGATGCAATCGAGGGTGTTACACACTCTTTGTGTACGCTAGAGTTTGCTGATCATCGTTTATTATATGATTGGGTAGTCAGTGAATGTGAAATGAAATCTGTGCCCCATCAATATGAGTTCGCTCGTTTAAATATGACCAATACTGTGATGAGTAAGCGTAAACTAAAACAATTAGTCGATGAATCCATCGTTGATGGTTGGGATGATCCACGTATGCCCACCATTTCTGGGCTACGAAGAAGAGGCTATACACCAGAGTCAATACGCACTTTTGCGCGTGAAATAGGTGTTGCAAAAAATAATAGTAGAGTGGACGAAAGAATGCTCGAACATTTTGTACGGGAAGATTTAAAATTAAAGGCGATGCGAACGATGGCAATATTGCGCCCGTTAAAAGTGGTGATTACCAATTACCCAGAAAACCAAACCGAATGGCTAGAAGCGGAAAATAATTCAGAGAATCCAGAAATGGGAACCCGGCAAATTCCGTTCTCTAGGGAGTTATACATCGAGTATGATGACTTCATGGAAAATCCTCCAGCAAAATATTTTCGTTTATTTCCAGGTAACGAAGTGAGATTAAAGCACGCTTATTTTATTCGTTGCGACGAGGTTATTAAAGATGAACATGGTATGATTCGTGAATTACACTGCACATATGATCCGGAAACAAAGAGTGGGTCAGGTTTTACAGGTAGAAAAGTAAAAGGAACGATTCATTGGGTTGATGCAGGACACGTCCTACCAGTTCAATTTCGTTTATTTGAACCACTTGTCGATACAACTGAAGACGATAGTGAAGATGCATTTTTACACAGAATTAATGCTCAATCACTTCAAATATTACAAGGATTTGTGGAAGAACAGCTTTGCGATGCAGTGCCATATGATAAATTTCAATTTTTTCGCCATGGATACTTTAGTGTGGACCCAAAGTTATCACTTCCTA